The genomic segment GCCCGCGCGCACAGTGCCCATGGGCAAGACGTGCGTGAGCAAGGCGTGCACGCGCACGTCGCTCAGGCGCCTGACCTCGCGATGGCCGGATCGGACCTCCGGCTCGCCGCTCCGGCGTCGATCGTTCGAGCGGACGCGATACCGGTGATCGAGCAGTCCCGGATGGCCTGCGCCTGCCCGACTTGCGCGGCCGGCGGTGTTTGCGGCCATGCGCCGTCGTCCTGCTGCGCCACCGGGCTCGCCCCGTCACCGGTTCCGGATCTTCCGCCGGCCGGCGCGCAGGCCTGTGCCCCTGCGCGCGACGGACCGCGTCTGTCGGGCATCGTGCCCGAGGCGCAGATCGAACCCCCCCGAACCCTCGCCTGACGCCCGATCCCCATCCGGTACGCTCCGTGCCGGGTGATGTCGTTGCTCATCCGGCGAAGGTTTCGTTCCCCATGACCATCCGTCTCGCGGCGGCGCTTCGGGCGCTGGCTGTCTTGCTCGCGCTTGCTGCCGCATCGGCAGCGGGTAGCGTCGCCCTAGCCCATGAGGGTCATAGCCACGGCGTCGAGGCGCCGACCCTCCCCGCACAGACCACGCCGCGGGCCGAAGCGGCCTCGGCCAGCTTCGAACTCGTG from the Methylorubrum extorquens genome contains:
- a CDS encoding protein of unknown function (Evidence 5 : Unknown function), with the protein product MAANTAGRASRAGAGHPGLLDHRYRVRSNDRRRSGEPEVRSGHREVRRLSDVRVHALLTHVLPMGTVRAGAGRHQRRGDHDDHRRQPKRYGTSGLHCP